Proteins from a genomic interval of Chanodichthys erythropterus isolate Z2021 chromosome 8, ASM2448905v1, whole genome shotgun sequence:
- the LOC137025234 gene encoding uncharacterized protein — MPWSLNGARAASTLFVNMWACWEENPIYSSFLQERHNLLFHYQKLLGGHHCGKDPIKLGRSADLCYPTKTLAVSPVPVPKLSAGDQGWRHFLWMHGQTSALTCEYWCLNPGEETAERASTWETALNLADPFVNPTNGASALPQQKRDPITGAQCPENLKSKVQYSINKLESLQKENETKKVVFSAGLLENGLGHSGPVGIPKTLVYKRVFSNIGSAYDSNTGIFTAPLKGAYFFRFYAHCHSGNRMAVSLLKNDQPQCSVFSWKPITNGNASNGIVLTLQAGDQIYTQLWENTWVYDDDHSYTSFSGFLIFPL, encoded by the exons atgccctggagtctcaacggagccagagctgcatccacgcTCTTTGTGAACATGTGGG cttgctgggaggagaaccccatctatagctcctttttgcaagagcgtcataacctcctgttccattaccagaaACTGCTCGGGggccaccactgtgggaaggaccccattaAACTGGGGCGG tccgcagatctgtgtTACCCCACAAAGACTTTGGCTGTGTCGCCTGTCcctgtccccaagctttctgcgggggaccAAGGGTGGCGACACTTTCTTTGGATGCATGGTCAGACCAGTGCCCTGACATGTGAGTATTggtgcctcaacccgggggaagaaactgcagagcgtgcttccacctgggagacggcactgaacctggctg atccatttgtgaaccccacgaacggagcctccgccctgcctcagcagaagcgggacccgatcACTGGAGCACAGTGTCCTGAGA ATTTGAAAAGCAAAGTACAATATTCAATAAATAAGCTTGAATCTTTACAGAAAGAGAATGAA ACAAAAAAAGTTGTCTTCTCAGCTGGACTTCTGGAGAATGGATTAGGACACAGTGGGCCTGTTGGTATTCcgaaaactctagtctacaaaaGAGTTTTTAGTAATATTGGAAGTGCCTATGACTCAAATACTG GTATATTTACAGCACCATTGAAAGGAGCCTATTTCTTCAGATTTTATGCCCACTGTCACAGTGGAAACAGAATGGCAGTCAGTCTTTTGAAGAATGATCAACCCCAATGCTCTGTGTTTTCTTGGAAGCCTATCACCAATGGTAATGCCAGCAATGGTATTGTTCTCACACTGCAGGCCGGTGATCAAATCTACACACAACTTTGGGAGAACACCTGGGTTTATGATGATGACCACAGCTACACCAGTTTCAGTGGTTTTCTGATTTTCCCCTTGTGA